The DNA region CACGGCGGATGTCGTCGCGTGGTCGACAGCTACTTTACGTCTCGCCAACGTTGCACAGTGTCACCATTTCGGCGCGCGAAACGGCGACACGTGCAGTGTCCTGGGTATTCAAGGGAAGCGGGCTTGCAGAAGCCTTGCGCGCGATGATGCCCAATCGATACGTGCGACGAAGTGGGAGCAAAGCGTTTCGTCCTCTGGATGCGGTCGTTGCGCACGCAAGTACCGCATCCAGAGGACGAAACGCGGGGCGTCAGCCGACGGAGACCTCACGCCGCCGCGCGGTGGCCGCGGCCGCGTAGAGCCACGCGAACAGCGCCCACATCCCGGCGAAGATGAGCCCGACGGTCACGTACGCGACCGTCCACAGCACGGCGGGCGTCTCCGACTTCCGCTCTCGTTGCAGGAACTCGATCTCGGACATGAACGGGCGCGTGCCGGACGTCGCGTCGATCGACGGCGCGTTCGCGGCCGGGTCGGCGGGCGCGTAGATCGGGGCCAGCCCCATCACGCGGTTCGGGACGTGCACGCGGATCCCGGTCTTCCACTGGCCGAACACCGGCAGCGGCTGGGCCGTGCGGTAGACCCCGTCGCCGATCTTCTCCAGCGGCGCGGTGTAGAAGTCGCCGCCCTGCCAAGCGAATCCGTTGAGCCACACGGCGTCGTCGGCAAGGTCGGGCCGCGAGATCGTGACGGTCGCGTCGACCCAGCGAGGCGTGCCGCCGCCGTGCGGATTCGAGATCGGCAGCCCGGTCGCGGCCTCGGTCAGCCGGACGTCCGCGGTGAATCCCGGTTCCGGATCGGCCGGGACGGCGACCGCCGACATCAGGGCGACCGCGCCCAGCGCGCCGACGAGCCCGACCGCGTGCCGGGGACCGGGAGCGGGCACCAGCGTCGCCGTCTCCTCCACTCGCTGGAACTGCCAGACACCGATGAACGCGCCCGCGAGCGCCGCGCCGGTCCCGAACAGGACGAAAAGCGGCAGATGTGCCGTGGGCCAGGGGTTCGGCATCAGCCACTGGGTGAACGCCGCCTCGGCGAGCATCCCGGCCGTCCCCACGAGCAGGCCCGCGACGGCGGCGAACGTGTAGCCCTGCCGGTTGCGCATCGCGAAGGCGACGACCTCGATGATCACCGCTTCGGCGACGTACGGCAGCAACGACGCCACATGCAAATCGGCGAACAGCGGGATGACGGCGAACGACGCACGGGAGGCGAGGAAGACCGCGAGGACGATCAGCGCGCCACCGGGGCCCCAGGACAGCCGCCCGTAGGTCAGCGTCCAGGCTCCGATCAGGCCGACGAGCACGACCTGCGACAGCATCGGGAACTGCGGGACGCCGAGATCGAACTCCATGAGGAACGCCGAAGCGCCCATCATCCAGGCGCCGGCGAGGACCGGGCCGAGCAGGCGCACCACCGGTCCGGTCGCACCGACCTGACGCGCCTCGCCGAGCAGCAGCTGCAGACCCAGCACGACGCAGACACCGCCGCCGATCATCAGGACGTGCGTCGGCCCCCACTCGGTGACGTCCTGGCCGAACAGGCGGTGCCAGACGTCGTCGAGCGGGAAACCCGCGATGCCGACCAGCCCGGTCGCCATCATCTGGATGGATCCCATCGGCGCCCGCCAGTGCGGGCCGATCTTGAACGTGCGCTTGGGCAGATCCTTCGTCGCCAGGGTCGCGCTGAGCACGCCGCTCGCGAAGATGCCCATCAGTCCGAAGTAGATCGGGTAGTGCGAAGGGTTCGCGAGCGGGCCTTCGTCGCGGCCGAGCTCCATGTGGATCGGCACGTCCCAGTAGACGCCGATCAGCGCCGACATCCCGGAAAGGAAGGCGACGAACATCGGCAGCGCCGCCCAGCGCGGCAGACCGGCGAGCTCGCCCATCCAGTCCGCGACGCGACCGAAGACCGTCCGCTTCCCCGCGCGCTCGCGAAGCACGAAGAGGGCCAAGGGCAGGAAGACCGCCGTGAACATCAGGCCCGCGATGACGATCTGCCCGAATTGCGCACCGCCGGCAGGCGGGCTCTCCTGAGCCATGAACACCGTTCTCGCCTTCCTGCTAACCTGAGTAACTGTTACCTTGGGTAACACGATAGGCGCAAGGTCCCGAGCGGGCAAGCCGGGGCGTACGACTTGGAGGGACCTCGATGCGGAGGATCTGCGGGATCGCCGTGGCGACGCTGCTGGCCGTGACCGGCTGCTCGGGATCGACCGACACGGAACCGGCCCCGTCCACCGGCACCCGGACCGTCAAGTTCTCGGTCGCCGAGGGCAAGCGCACGGCGGGCCCCGAGGAGGTCGCGGTGCGCACCGGCGAGAACGTCGCGCTCGAAGTCACCTCCGACCAGCCGGACGAACTGCACGTCCACGGCTACGACAAGGCCGCCCAGCTGACTCCCGGCGTTCCGGGGACGGTCACCTTCACCGCGAACATCGACGGCATCTTCGAGGTGGAACTGCACAAGAGCGGCGCGGCGGTGACGAAGCTCCGGGTGAGCGGATGATCCTGGCGCACGGCCTCGGCGGCCGGTCCGATCTGCCGGTCCCGCTGTGGCTCGCGCTCTACGCCGGAGCGGCGGCCGTCGTGGTCTCGTTTTTCGCGCTCACCGCGCTCTGGAAGGAACCCAGACTCCGCGGCGCCGACGCCGGCCGCCCACTCCCCCTCGCGCTGCAACGGTTCGTCGACAGCGCGTTCTCGCTTGTCGCGTCGCGCGTGATCGGAGTCCTGCTGTTCGCGGGCTTCCTGGCGATGGCGTGGGCCGGGCCCGAAAGCTCGGCCGGCAATCCGGCTCCCGCCTGGTTCTACGTCTGGTTCTGGGTCGGACTGGTTCCGCTTTCGCTCCTGTTCGGCCCGGTCTGGCGACGACTGAATCCACTGAGGACGGTCGCGTCCCTGATCCCGTCCCGGCACCGTGAACTCCCGGACCGGCTCGGCTATCTGCCCGCGATCGTCGGCCTCCTGGCGTTTTTGTGGCTGGAACTGGTGTTCCCGCATTCGGACTCGCCCCGGGCGATCGCTCTTTTCGGCACCGTGTATGCCGTTATACACATTGCGCTCGGTGTGGTGTTCGGTCCGCGCTGGTTCGACCGCGGTGAGGCTTTCGAGGTCTACGCGCGCTTGATCGCGGCCCTCTCCCCTTTCGGCAGGCGGGCCGACGGGCGTCTGGTGGTCCGGAATCCGCTGGACGGTCTGCTCACCCTCTCCCCCGCGCCGTGGCTGACCGCGCTGGTGCTGGTGGTGCTCGGCTCGACCGCGTTCGACGGCCTGACCCGGCTCCCGTTCTGGACGTCGCTCGACGCCGGCGTCCTCGGCGGCACCGCCGGACTCGCGGCCTGTATCGCGCTCACGTACGGCGCCTACGCGGGCGCGATCAGCCTGACCAGGCCGTACCTGCGCCGAGGGTTCGACCCGTATCCCGCGTTCGCGCCTTCGCTGATCCCGATCATGGTCGGCTACACCGTGGCGCATTACTTCTCCTTCGCCGTGTTCTCGGGCCAGCAGGGTTTCGGCCGCACGATCGACTACACGGTCGTGTCGACCGGCGTGATCGCGCTGGTGCAGATCGCCGGAATCGTCGTAGGACACGTGTTGGCCGTAACCTCGGCACATGACCGTTCCGTCGGCGTGCTGCGCGCGAACTACGTCAAGGTGGGCCAGTACCCGATGCTGGCGCTGATGATCGGCTACACCGCGCTCGGGATCGCGCTGGTCTCCGGCTCATGACCATCGCGGCGCGGGTGGTGATGATGCACCAGGGCGGCTGGGACGAGATCCTCATCTTCGTCGGCCCCGTGGTGATCATCGGGCTGCTCGTCTACGTGGCGCGCAAGCAGGTCCCGACCACGCCCGAGGAAGACGACGAGTAGCCAGCAGCCTGCACGAGCTGATCTTCGCAATGGACAAGGAGGGCTGCTCGAACGACGAGGCCGGGGCACGGCAGTTCGTCTCAACCTAGGCGGACGAGAGCGATGTCCAGCGAGCTCTCCACTAGGCCTATGGTATTGACCTAGCAGTAGTCACGTGGAGCACGCCTGCAATCTCGTGGCATCCCAGGAGTACAGTGCATGAATAGTCGCGAGTCGCATGAGACTCGGCGCGATTTCGCCCACTCGAAATTAGCAGGCTCACGTCAGCGAGCAGTCTGTTCCAGAAATTTTACAATCTTATCCCATAGCGCGTCGAAGAGTTCCTCTGCGGTAAGCAACGGATCTGCTCCACCCATTGACATATCTTGAAACCGCAGCTTTGCCACCCTGGCCTCGGAATCCCATTCAGGACGCACGAAACCATTGACGCCATCGCTGACTCGCGGCCACTGAAAGGCAACTGTCAGCGCCCCCGACCAGACACTTTCACCCCGAGCCACCTTGAGTTCACACGCCGGACGCCCCCTTGCCTCCACCAAGACAGATACTTCTCCTGCAGACGCTCGGACATGCGATCGGAAGCCATACTCTTCCAGCGCAGGAACCTCTGCCGTGAAACGCATTCCGATATACTGTAGCGCTTCATCCATGGTGCTTTCGGCACTGAATCTAGTAGGCGCAAGCTTTGGCAGCTGCAGTGAGCTTGATCGGGACATCAGGCTTACGTCCGAATTTTCCACCGAGGGCACTGGCCACACTTGCCGACCCCCTGGGGTGATACGTTCCAGAATAGCGCGAGCGAGCCGGTCAGGTGAATAGTCCGCAGAACGAAGGTAGATCGTAGCCGGGCTGAGGTATTCGACCGGCACCTCAACGTCATCCATAAGTACAGGCAGGATAAAATCCTCCTGATCTATCGCTCGGATCAGCGCGGCACGAAACTCGTCCATCGGATACGCTCCGGCCAAGTATTCGCGCGACAGGAACGGCACGACATACCTTGTATTCACACTGCTATAGATCTTGCGGAGCTCGGTAATCACATTTCGCCCCCACAGCATGACCTGTTCATCCAGGTCATAGAAGACCTTCAAGCCAAGTTTCCTACATTCGCGCACTACCTCCTCAACATACGCACGCTGCGCACCGGAAAACGAAACTGCGATATCATGATTGTCGTTCAGAGTGGTCATTCAGATTTCCCGGATTGCCGTAAAGTCGGATCGAACCTGCGGACAGTGCTGATACTACTTCCCAGACCGGCGCGGATCGCTGCACCAACGCCCGCTCGCCAGGAGCGTGGCTGACCGCCAGCACAGAGCAGCCGCCGGTCAGCCACTTCAACTGTCATCACCAGGTCCGCCACCCAGAAGCAACGCCCCAGCCAGCTCGGTGACCTCGTCCCGGGACCGGCCGTCGTGGTCGGCGGCCATGAAATGCTTGCCGATCAGAAGCGAGAACGCGAGCAGGCAGCGGGCTTCGACCTCGTCCTCGTCGGTGAAGATCTCGCGCATGAGGGAACGCAGGTAGTCCATCCGCTGGTTGTCGACCCGCCGGAGGCGTTCGGCGACCGCCGGGTCGCGCCGGGCCCAGTCCCGGATGGCGAGGTCGATCGGCAGCAGACGCTCGCCGGCGAGCAGCCCCGCGCGCCGGATCTTCGCCCTGGCGTCGCCGCCTTCGCTCTCGACGCTTTCGAACAGCAGCTCGGTGCTCATCCGCTCCCAGGTGGCGAGCATTTCCGCCAAGAGTGTGCCTCGATCGGCGAAATAGCCGTAGAAGCCGCCTTTGGTGACACCCAAGGCTTTCGCGAGCGCCTCGACGCGGACCGCGTCGGGACCTCCGGCGGCGAGGGCGGTCAGCCCCGCGTCGATCCAGGCGCTCGGCGGGGTCCGGGTTTCGGCGGCCATGGGATCACCGTATCTCCCGTCACTCCAGCACCACGAGGACGATATATACGCTACCGTACAGATGGCGGAAGTACTGGGAGGAACTACGACGTTGAAACTCGCGGAAACGGCCCACACCGCCCACGCCTGGCGGATCCACGAGATCGCCGGGGACTTCGACCTCGAAGACGTCTGGGCACTCGGAACACCCGGCGGACCGGACGACTTCGGCGAACTGGTGAAACAGTTCTCGTCGGGGAACTTCCCGGACGGGTCACCGCTCCCCGTCCGGGCGCTGTGGGCGCTGAGGTGGAAGCTCGGCGGGTTGCTCGGGCTGGACAAGCGGGGTTCCGGTCTCGACACCAGGGCGGGATCGCTGCGCGGCAAGCTGCCGGAAGACCTCCGCGAAACACCCACCGGCCCGGACGAGGACTGGCTGCCGTTCACCCCGCTCTACCGGCTCGACGACGAGTTCGCCGCCGAGATGGCGAACCGGACCATGCACGGCGTCCTGCACATCGCGTGGGTCGAGGACGGGCAGGGCGGATACCGCGGCCAGATGGCGGTGCTGGTCAAACCCAACGGCCTGCTCGGGCGGGCGTACATGGGATTCATCAAGCCGTTCCGGTACCTGATCATCTATCCGGCGCTCATGCGGATGATCGCGCGGGAGTGGAAGGGCAACTCCTAGCCCCAGCCCTCGTGAGTGGCGAGGACGGTTAGAACCGTCCTTGCCACTCACGAGGCGGTCAAGAGCGGCGCGTGCTCCGCACCAGCGTCATGTCCTTCTCCCGCACCGGTTCGTGGCAGTGCGCGCACACGGTCTCCGGCGCGAGCACCTCGCCGCAGGAATGCCGCCACACCGTCGGCGGCGGCCCCTCGGTGACATACGTGTCACCCCACGCCATCAGGTTCAGCAGCACATGGTTGAGCGCGTGCCCCGCCTCGGTGAGCACGTACTCGTAGCGCGGCGGATGCTCCTCGTAGAGCCGTTTTTCGAGGATGCCCGTCTCGACGAGCTTCCGCAGCCGCGCGGTCAGGATGTCCCGGCTCGCCCCGGTGTTGCGGACGATCTGGTCGAACCGCCTCGCCCCGAAGAACACCTCGCGCAGCGCGAGCAGGCTCCAGCGCTCCCCGATCACCTCCATCGCGTTGGCGATCGAGCAGTCCCTCGGTCCTTCGGTCATGCGACCAGCGTAAACCCAGTGAGTCTTGATTTCCAACCCACTCGATGCCACAGTGAGTTGGAGATCCCAACTCACTACTGGAGGCAGCCGTGCACGACGCGGTCATCGTCGACGCCGTCCGTACCCCGATCGGCAAGGGCAAGCCCGGTGGGGCCCTGAACGAGATCCACCCGGTCCAGTTGCTCGCCCACACGTTGCGCGCTCTCGTCGAGCGCAACGGACTCGACCCCGAACTGATCGACGACGTCATCGGCGGCGCGGTCGACCAGGTCGGCGAGCAGGCCCAGAACGTCACGCGGTGGGCGGCACTCGCCGCCGGGCTGCCGGAAACCGTGCCCGCCACCACCGTCGACCGGCAATGCGGGAGCAGCCAGCAGGCCGTGCACTTCGCCGCGCAAGGCGTGATGGCGGGCGCGTACGACGTCGTCATCGCCTGCGGCGTCGAGTCCATGAGCCGGGTCCCGATGTGGTCCAACGTGCTGCCGGGCACCGATCCCCTCGGCCCCGGCGTCGCCGAGCGCTACCCGGAAGGCCTGGTCCCCCAAGGGATCAGTGCCGAACTCATCGCCGCGAAGTGGTCGCTCAGCCGGGAGGCGATGGACGAGTTCGCCCTGTCCTCGCACCGGAAAGCGGCGCGGGCACACGAACTCGGGCGGTTCGCGAGCCAGATCGTCCCGATCGACACGCCTTCGGGCCGGGTGTCCACCGACGAATCCGTCCGGCCGGGCACCGACCTCGCGACCCTCGCCAAGCTGCGCCCGGCATTCCAGGACGCGGACGTGGCCGCCCGGTTCCCGCAGATCGACTGGTCGGTGACCGCGGGCAACAGCAGCCCGATCAACGACGGCGCCTCCGCCTTGCTGATCACCTCCAGCGAGACCGCGGCAAGGCTCGGCCTCCGTCCGCGCGCCCGGCTGCACAGTTTCGCCGTCACCGGATCCGACCCCCTGCTCATGCTCACCGGCGTCATCCCGGCGACGGAGAAGGTCCTGCGGCGCGCGGGGCTGAGCCTGGCGGACATCGACCTGTTCGAGATCAACGAGGCCTTCGCCAGTGTCGTGCTGGCGTGGCAGCAGGAAACCGGGGCCGACCCGGCCAAGGTCAACGTCCACGGCGGCGCGATCGCGCTGGGCCATCCGCTCGGCGCGAGCGGGACGCGGTTGATGGGCACGCTCGTCAACGCGTTGCACCACCACGGCGCCCGGTACGGCCTGCAGGCGATGTGCGAAGGCGGCGGTCAGGCCAACGCGACCATCCTGGAGGCGTTGTGACCGACCGGCTCCCCAGGAAACTGAAGGATCATCCGTCGGTACAGGCGGTGCTCGCCAAACCGCGGGACAAACCGTCGCCGGTGATCGACGCCGCCTGGCTCAAGGAGATCTGCCTCGCCGCGGGCGCCGACGACGCGGCCGCCGTCTCGCTCGACCATCCGGATCTGGCGGGTGAACGCGAGCACGTCGAGCGCGCGTTGCCCGGGACCAAGACCCTCGTCTCGCTCGTGGTGCGCATGAACCGCGACGACGTCCGCTCCCCCGCCCGCAGCGTCGCCAACCAGGAGTTCCATCGCACGGGCGAGATCATCAACGAGGCCGGGCACACGATCGTCCGGACGCTGCAGGACGCCGGATATCGCGCGATCAACCCGTCCGCGACGTTCCCGATGGAGATGGAGCACTACCCCGGGCGGATCTGGGTCGTCGCGCACAAGACGGTCGCCGTCGCGGCCGGTCTCGGCGCCATGGGGCTGCACCGCAACGTCATCCACCCGAAATTCGGCAACTTCGTGCTGCTGGCGACCCTGCTGGTCGACGCCGAGGTGTCCACCTACGGCGAAGCGCTCGACTACAACCCTTGCCTGGAGTGCAAGCTGTGCGTCGCCGCATGCCCGATCGGCGCGATCTCGAAGACCGGCGAGTTCGACTTCCTCGCCTGTTCGACGCACAACTACCGCGAGTTCATGAGCGGCTTCACCGACTGGGCGCAGACCGTGGCCGACAGCGAGGACGCCGCCGACTTCCGGTCCAGGGTGACCGATTCGGAGAACGTGTCGATGTGGCAGAGCCTCGCGTTCAAACCGAACTACAAGGCCGCGTACTGCATGGCGGTCTGCCCGGCGGGCGAAGACGTGCTCGGGCCTTACCTCGAAGACCGGCGCGGCTTCCTCGGCACCGTGGTGAAACCGTTGCAGGACAAGGTGGAGACGTTGTACGTGCGGGAAGGTTCACCGGCGAAGGCCTATGCCGAACGCCGCTTCCCGCACAAACCGGTGAAGGAGGTCGACGGCGGCTACCCGCGGCGGTAGGGCCGCCCCTACCCCGCGGCCGGGGGCCTGTCCCCTGTCCGGCGCCGTCCGTACTCCCTAACCTGGCGGCAAAGCCTGGGGAGGACCTTCCGCATGATCGCGACCAAGCTGGCGTTCTCGTCGCTCCGCCGCCGACCCACCGGATTCGTCGCGAGCTTCGTCGCGATGTTCTTCGGCGCCACGATCCTGATGACGTTCGCGTCCCTTTTGGACACTCGGGCGGCGGCCGATCCGGAGACCGCGAAGACCTTGCTGATCATGGCGAGCGTCGTCGGGGGCTGGGGCCTGGTGATCGTCCTGTTCGCGACGCTTTCGACACTCTCTCTGTTGATCCGGCAGCGCATCCCGGAGATGGCGTTGCTGAAGAGTGCCGGCGCGACGCCGTCGCAGATCGGCCGGATGATCGTCGGCGAGGCGGCGGTCGTCGCCGTCGTCGCCGCGGCCACGGCCGTCGTGCCGTCGGTCTTCGCGGGGCGGTGGCTGGTCGCGCTGCTCGGTGACACCGGCCGCATACCCGCCGGGCTGGAGGCACGGTTCGGCGCGATCGCGGTGTCCATGGGCACCGGCATCACCCTTCTCGCCGCACTCGCCGCCGCGACGGTCGCCGCCCGGCAAGTGGCCGGGCGCGGGACGATGGAGGCGATTCGCGAGGCGGGGATCGACACCCGGCCGACCGGAAGGCTCCGGATGATCGGCGCCGTGATCGTGCTCGCCACCGGGCTCGGGTGCGGGGTGCTGACGATGACCGTGTTCACCGGCGCGGAGCCCGCGTTGATGGCGATCGGCGGCCAGGGCGCGATCCTCGCCGCGATCGGTTTCGCACTCCTCTCCCCCGCCCTGCTCGGCCCGATCGCCGCGGTGCTGGCCGCGCCGCTGCGCCGGGCGGGCGTCTGCGGTCATCTCACGGCGGCGCACCTGCGCGTTCGCGGCCGTCAGCTGGGCGGAGTGCTGGTGCCGATCATCCTGTTCACCGGCATCGCGACCGGAACGCTGTACATGCAGGCCATCGAGAACTCCGCGGGCACCGCGCCCGCGACGATCGCGAACAGCATCGAGACCCTGAACTACGTCGTCGTCGGCATGATCGCGCTGTTCGCCGCCGTGATGCTGGTGAACACCGTCGTGGCCGCGATCGTCGGACGGCGCCGCGAGTTCGGGCAGCAACGGCTCATCGGCTCGACACCGTCACAGGTCCTGCGGCTCGTCGGTACCGAAGGCACCGTTCTGGTGGCGGTCGGCATCCTGTTCGGCTCGCTCTCCGCCGCCGTCACCGTCGTCCCGTACAGCGTCGCGAAGACCGGGAGCCCGGTGCCGGACGAGACGATCGGGGTCTACCTCGCCGTTGTCGCCATCGCCGTGATCCTGACGCTCGGTTCGCATGTGGGCGCGGCGGTGAAGGCGATGCGGACCCCGGCGATCCAGGCGGGCACCCGCGGCTGAAGGCCTGTCACATCTTCGTTCCCCCACCCGTCAGGGTTACGACTGAGCGATGAAGGATGGGGACCGTGGACGAACACGACTGGCTGGCGCGGCGCTTCGAAGGGCACCGGACGCATCTGAGGGCGGTGGCGTACCGAATGCTCGGTTCGCTGAGCGAGGCCGACGACGCCGTGCAGGAGGCTTGGCTGCGGCTGAGCCGGTCGGACTCCGGCGAGGTGGACAACCTCGGCGGCTGGCTGACCACCGTCGTCGGCCGGATCTGTCTCGACATGCTGCGCTCGCGCAAGTCCCGGCCGGAAGAGCCGGTGGGCGCCCAGCTCCCCGACCCGATCATCGGCCGTGAGGGCGGGATCGACCCGGAACACCAAGCCCTGCTGGCGGATTCGGTCGGGCTGGCGCTCCTCGTCGTGCTCGACACCCTCGACCCCGCCGAGCGGCTCGCGTTCGTCCTGCACGACATGTTCGCCCTGCCGTTCGACGAGATCGCGCTCATCGTGGGGCGGTCTTCCGCGGCGACCCGGCAGCTCGCCAGCCGCGCGCGCCGCCGTCTGCAGGGTTCGCCGACGGTCCCGGACGCGGACCTGGGCCGTCAGCGGGAAGTCGTCGACGCGTTCTTCGCCGCCGCGCGGGGCGGCGACTTCGACGCGCTGGTCTCGGTGCTCGACCCGGACGTCATCCTTCGCGCCGAGGGTGGCGCGGCCCCGGCGGGGACCTCGCGGTTCGTTCGCGGTGCGGCCAAGATCGCGAGCCAGGCGCTCATGTTCCGAGCCGCGGGCGAGGGCAGGGAGCTGCGGCCCGCTCTGGTCAACGGCGCGGCCGGGATGGTCGTCACCAAGGACGGCGTCCCGACGACGGTCTTCGCGTTCACCGTCGTGGGCGGGAAGATCGCGGCGATCGACATCCTGGCCGATCCGGACCGCCTCGCCGCGCTGGACTTCGAACCGCTCGGCTGATCCGTCGGGGAAGGGTCGTTCAGGACTTTTCCCGTCCTGAACGACCCTTCCCCGACCTACGCGCTGCCGGGATCAGGAGGTCGGGAAGTTGTCCGCGGTGCGGATGCGGTCCCGGATCCAGACACCGGCGGGCTTCAGCGGAGCCGTGCCGGTGAACGAGCTGCCCGAGCAGGTGCCCGGCTTGAACACCGCGCCCGACCGGCTGTCGTCGGAGAAGTTCCAGTTGGTCCAGCTGATCTTCTTCGACGCCAGGAAATCGAGGTACTTCTGGGAGTTGGTGAAGTCGTTGCCGCCGTCACCGCTGGCGGTCTGCGTGCCGAACTCGGTCACGAACAGCGGGATCTTGCTCGCGGCGCGGCTCAGCGCGTTGAAGTACTCGGTCTTGTGCGAAGCCGCGTAGAAGTGGAACGTGTACATGAAGTTGCTGGCACGCACCGGGTTGTTGATGATGTCGGTCTCGTTGCGGCCGTCGGAGATGCCGAGCGAGCCCCAGCCGTGCGTGCCCACCAGCACCACGCCGTCGGAGTCCTGGGCGCGGATGACCGGGATCATCTGCTCCGCGTAGCTGCGGACGCGGTCCCAGCTGACGTTGTTGGGCTCGTTGGCGATGTCGTAGATGATGTTGGTCTTGTCCTTGTGCCGCTGGGCGATCTCGGTGAAGAACGTCTTGGCGCGGCTGAGGTTCGCGTTCGGGTCGCCGGGAGTGAGCTGGTGCCAGTCGACCAGGGCGTACATCCCGCGTTTGGTGGCCTCCTCGATGTACCCGTGCACCATGTCCGTGAACTTGCGCGGGTTGGTCTCGTAGCCGCCTTCCTGGATGTACATCGAGATCCGGAGGACGTCGGCCTTCCAGTCGTTGGCCAGCGCGTCGAGCGAGGCGGTCTTCACGCACTGGCTGAACCACTGGATCCCGTGGGTGCTCATGCCCCGGAGCTGGATCGGCTTGCCCGCGGAGTTGCAGAGCTGGAGGCCGCAGACCTTCAGCTGTCCGTTGATCGCCGCCGGACTGCCCGGCGGCAGCGCGGCGGCGGCCTGCGTTGCGGGTTCTGCCGCCGTCTCGGTCGCCATCGAGGTGCTCGCGGCGGCGACCGGGGCCAGCAGCCCGGCGGCCAGTGCGGCCGTCACCCGGAGGCGGATCTTGTCCCAACGCATTCGGCTTCTCCTCTCGCGTCGACGGCACCGACGTTGGCGCGCCGACGGTCAGGGCGGCGGAGTTAAATAGGAAACTTTCCTTACTATTGGAAAGTAAAGGGAAGATTACCCACAGGGTCGACGGACGGTCAAGAGTCGACCACCGACGGTTCCGGCGAGCTCGGGCATGATCGGACCGTGACGACCATCGTGGCCTTCCACGCCCACCCCGACGACGAAGCCCTGCTGACCGGCGGCACCCTCGCGCGCGCCGCCGCGGACGGCCACCGGGTCGTCCTCGTCGTCGCCACGATCGGCATGCGAGGCGCGGACGCGGCGCGCCGGGCCGAACTCGAAGCGAGCGCGAAGGTGCTGGGCGTCGATCGGGTCGTCCACCTCGGCTACGCGGGCAGTGGCCACGGCGCGGTCCTCTACCCGGATCCGCCGGGCTGGGTCCGGTTCGTTCGCGCGAGCACCGACGAAGCGGCGGCGCGGCTCGTGGCGATCCTGCGCGCGGAGAAGGCGTCCGTTCTCCTGAGCTACGACCGCAAACGGCGGCTACGGCCACCGCGACCACGTCAAGGTGCACGAGGTCGGCAGGCGGGCGGCGGAACTCGCCGGCGACGTCCGGCTGCTGGAGG from Amycolatopsis sp. EV170708-02-1 includes:
- a CDS encoding TetR/AcrR family transcriptional regulator; protein product: MAAETRTPPSAWIDAGLTALAAGGPDAVRVEALAKALGVTKGGFYGYFADRGTLLAEMLATWERMSTELLFESVESEGGDARAKIRRAGLLAGERLLPIDLAIRDWARRDPAVAERLRRVDNQRMDYLRSLMREIFTDEDEVEARCLLAFSLLIGKHFMAADHDGRSRDEVTELAGALLLGGGPGDDS
- a CDS encoding (4Fe-4S)-binding protein, yielding MTDRLPRKLKDHPSVQAVLAKPRDKPSPVIDAAWLKEICLAAGADDAAAVSLDHPDLAGEREHVERALPGTKTLVSLVVRMNRDDVRSPARSVANQEFHRTGEIINEAGHTIVRTLQDAGYRAINPSATFPMEMEHYPGRIWVVAHKTVAVAAGLGAMGLHRNVIHPKFGNFVLLATLLVDAEVSTYGEALDYNPCLECKLCVAACPIGAISKTGEFDFLACSTHNYREFMSGFTDWAQTVADSEDAADFRSRVTDSENVSMWQSLAFKPNYKAAYCMAVCPAGEDVLGPYLEDRRGFLGTVVKPLQDKVETLYVREGSPAKAYAERRFPHKPVKEVDGGYPRR
- a CDS encoding DUF2867 domain-containing protein, whose protein sequence is MAEVLGGTTTLKLAETAHTAHAWRIHEIAGDFDLEDVWALGTPGGPDDFGELVKQFSSGNFPDGSPLPVRALWALRWKLGGLLGLDKRGSGLDTRAGSLRGKLPEDLRETPTGPDEDWLPFTPLYRLDDEFAAEMANRTMHGVLHIAWVEDGQGGYRGQMAVLVKPNGLLGRAYMGFIKPFRYLIIYPALMRMIAREWKGNS
- a CDS encoding toll/interleukin-1 receptor domain-containing protein; this encodes MTTLNDNHDIAVSFSGAQRAYVEEVVRECRKLGLKVFYDLDEQVMLWGRNVITELRKIYSSVNTRYVVPFLSREYLAGAYPMDEFRAALIRAIDQEDFILPVLMDDVEVPVEYLSPATIYLRSADYSPDRLARAILERITPGGRQVWPVPSVENSDVSLMSRSSSLQLPKLAPTRFSAESTMDEALQYIGMRFTAEVPALEEYGFRSHVRASAGEVSVLVEARGRPACELKVARGESVWSGALTVAFQWPRVSDGVNGFVRPEWDSEARVAKLRFQDMSMGGADPLLTAEELFDALWDKIVKFLEQTAR
- a CDS encoding helix-turn-helix domain-containing protein, with the translated sequence MTEGPRDCSIANAMEVIGERWSLLALREVFFGARRFDQIVRNTGASRDILTARLRKLVETGILEKRLYEEHPPRYEYVLTEAGHALNHVLLNLMAWGDTYVTEGPPPTVWRHSCGEVLAPETVCAHCHEPVREKDMTLVRSTRRS
- a CDS encoding thiolase family protein; protein product: MHDAVIVDAVRTPIGKGKPGGALNEIHPVQLLAHTLRALVERNGLDPELIDDVIGGAVDQVGEQAQNVTRWAALAAGLPETVPATTVDRQCGSSQQAVHFAAQGVMAGAYDVVIACGVESMSRVPMWSNVLPGTDPLGPGVAERYPEGLVPQGISAELIAAKWSLSREAMDEFALSSHRKAARAHELGRFASQIVPIDTPSGRVSTDESVRPGTDLATLAKLRPAFQDADVAARFPQIDWSVTAGNSSPINDGASALLITSSETAARLGLRPRARLHSFAVTGSDPLLMLTGVIPATEKVLRRAGLSLADIDLFEINEAFASVVLAWQQETGADPAKVNVHGGAIALGHPLGASGTRLMGTLVNALHHHGARYGLQAMCEGGGQANATILEAL
- a CDS encoding FtsX-like permease family protein; translated protein: MIATKLAFSSLRRRPTGFVASFVAMFFGATILMTFASLLDTRAAADPETAKTLLIMASVVGGWGLVIVLFATLSTLSLLIRQRIPEMALLKSAGATPSQIGRMIVGEAAVVAVVAAATAVVPSVFAGRWLVALLGDTGRIPAGLEARFGAIAVSMGTGITLLAALAAATVAARQVAGRGTMEAIREAGIDTRPTGRLRMIGAVIVLATGLGCGVLTMTVFTGAEPALMAIGGQGAILAAIGFALLSPALLGPIAAVLAAPLRRAGVCGHLTAAHLRVRGRQLGGVLVPIILFTGIATGTLYMQAIENSAGTAPATIANSIETLNYVVVGMIALFAAVMLVNTVVAAIVGRRREFGQQRLIGSTPSQVLRLVGTEGTVLVAVGILFGSLSAAVTVVPYSVAKTGSPVPDETIGVYLAVVAIAVILTLGSHVGAAVKAMRTPAIQAGTRG